From the Streptomyces nigrescens genome, one window contains:
- a CDS encoding putative T7SS-secreted protein, whose protein sequence is MGLGDLINSAAEKAGNAVDGVKEAAGEAVDSATDMTADALDYVGADGAAKTVRSAGDDVADALGAQVAERQLGESDDPKELIHGDVAKINESAAHLKDFYAAFERVGQGIRKLDAGSWKGKAADSFHEKFDVHPKQWMRTADACEAAWKALDSYADTVSWAQKKAQAAIDAWRAAEKKTMKAFKAYSHAVDTYNAKADAYNAARDEGSDPGPKPDKPGDFHDPADQDREAAQDILKNARSERNEAAEKAQHALKNALEHAPQAPKFTTETALDAADGIAAGGMNLMHVVGGVGKALVETVNLGRMVNPLEPYNLAHPHQYMANVSKITLGLASTAAHPGRLAKGMLGEGWGSDPGDALGGVIGNLIGAKGVGAVGKGVMKAGAKDAVKGAARTAVEQGGKRTIMDRARTAWCKIFGNDPIDMATGRMILPQTDITLPGSLPLTFTRTFESSYRTGRWFGPTWMSTVDQRLEIDAEGVILIGEEGNFLLYPHPAVGVPTLPTEGDGHPLERTPDGDYLLTDPVTGIRRYFTTYTEDLAVLDEISDRRGNHHTFDYTEDGTPTAITHSAGYRLLLTTEEGRITALHLAGAAPDGSDQLLMTYGYDTAGNLITTTNSSGLPLRFTYDDHGRITSWTDTNNSSYTYVYDDDDRCTSQGGIAGHLRAQFTWGDPDPVTGLRTNLLHNSQGGVTRYEVNERHQIVAETDPTGATTRTVHDAKHRVLSTTDPLGRTTHIDYDDEGRPVSVVLPDGSRSTTTYNDLGLPLTTTGPDGTTWTHTYDADGNRTATTDPTGATTTYTHDERGHIAAVTDALGNITRLYCDKAGLPISVTDPLGAVTHYRRDAFGRTTSVTDPLGETTHMVWTVEGKLAARIDATGAAEEWTYDGEGNRLTHTDAIGQTTRFEYTHFDLLTARTDPDGVRHEFTHDTELRLTQVTNPQGLTWNYTYDGSGRLISETDFDDRVLTYTHDAAGQLVTRTNTLGEVTTYTRDTFGRITHKDAAGLVTTYVHDTSGNLQQAANPDATVTYTRDILGRVTAEIVNGRTMTFTYDALGRRTSRTTPTGHTTTYAYDAAGNRTAMDIAGHVLAFDHDAAGQELTRTIGDHLQLTHTWDPTGRLATQSLTTAATGTLQPPATTAPVSNAAAEAQQVLHRGYAYRPDGNLTAIDDSHTGRRTFGLDRAGRVTAVHAADWTETYTYDEAGNQTHARWPDRHANPSARGDRTYTGTRITKAGAIRYEHDPLGRVTFRQKTRLSRKPDTWHYIWSAEDRLTSVITPDGTTWRYLYDPFARRIAKQRLAVDGTTAIEQTDFTWDGHTLIEQTTYAQGAQEAITLTWDHEHLTPLSQTERKVRVAEFSNIPDQAIEQRFFAIISDLVGTPTELVTESGQTTWQSRATLWGTTIWNAAATAYTPLRFPGQIFDTETQLHYNYFRHYDPTTARYFTPDPIGLTPAPNPVTYAHNPTGIIDPLGLTPCVPEGFTDLGGNRFQSPGGLIYGPGSSHGHRLSHVMEHAAPDPSKPAHSVFKNPEQKDILRLIDEGWAKRGAPDPNDPAKYVVPMGRVVGTAGERNLRIVVIPGTGKVITAFPQA, encoded by the coding sequence ATGGGCCTCGGCGACCTCATCAATTCCGCGGCCGAGAAGGCCGGCAACGCCGTCGATGGCGTCAAGGAGGCGGCCGGCGAGGCCGTCGACTCCGCCACGGACATGACCGCCGATGCACTCGACTACGTCGGTGCGGACGGCGCGGCCAAGACCGTCCGCTCGGCCGGTGACGACGTCGCCGATGCGCTGGGCGCGCAGGTCGCTGAGCGGCAGCTGGGTGAGAGCGACGACCCCAAGGAGCTGATCCACGGCGACGTCGCGAAGATCAATGAATCCGCCGCGCACCTGAAGGACTTCTACGCCGCCTTCGAACGCGTCGGCCAGGGAATCCGCAAACTGGACGCCGGATCGTGGAAGGGAAAGGCCGCCGACAGCTTCCACGAGAAGTTCGACGTACACCCCAAACAGTGGATGCGCACCGCGGACGCCTGTGAGGCGGCGTGGAAGGCCCTCGACTCCTACGCGGATACGGTCTCCTGGGCGCAGAAGAAGGCTCAGGCGGCCATCGACGCATGGCGCGCGGCCGAGAAGAAGACCATGAAGGCGTTCAAGGCGTACAGCCACGCGGTCGACACGTACAACGCCAAGGCAGACGCATATAACGCCGCACGGGACGAGGGTTCCGACCCGGGACCCAAGCCCGACAAGCCCGGCGACTTCCACGACCCCGCTGACCAGGATCGCGAGGCGGCGCAGGACATCCTCAAAAACGCCCGCAGCGAGCGCAACGAGGCCGCGGAGAAAGCACAGCACGCCCTCAAGAACGCACTGGAACACGCCCCGCAGGCACCCAAGTTCACCACTGAGACGGCTCTCGACGCCGCTGACGGCATCGCAGCCGGCGGCATGAACCTGATGCACGTCGTCGGCGGTGTGGGCAAGGCCCTGGTCGAAACGGTCAACCTGGGCCGCATGGTGAACCCGCTGGAGCCGTACAACCTCGCCCACCCCCATCAGTACATGGCCAACGTCTCCAAGATCACGCTAGGCCTGGCCAGTACGGCCGCCCACCCCGGTCGCCTGGCCAAGGGGATGCTCGGCGAAGGCTGGGGCAGCGACCCCGGGGATGCGCTTGGCGGCGTCATCGGCAATCTCATCGGCGCCAAGGGCGTCGGCGCCGTCGGCAAGGGCGTGATGAAGGCGGGGGCGAAGGACGCGGTCAAGGGGGCCGCGCGGACAGCCGTCGAGCAAGGCGGCAAGCGCACCATCATGGACCGGGCCCGTACCGCCTGGTGCAAGATCTTCGGCAACGACCCCATCGACATGGCAACCGGCCGGATGATCCTGCCGCAGACCGACATCACCCTCCCCGGCAGCCTCCCGCTCACCTTCACCCGCACCTTCGAGTCGTCCTACCGCACCGGTCGCTGGTTCGGCCCGACGTGGATGAGCACCGTCGACCAGCGCCTGGAAATCGACGCCGAGGGCGTCATCCTCATCGGCGAGGAGGGCAACTTCCTCCTCTACCCACACCCGGCCGTAGGCGTGCCCACCCTCCCCACCGAGGGCGACGGCCACCCCCTGGAGCGCACACCGGACGGCGACTACCTCCTCACCGACCCGGTCACCGGCATCCGCCGCTACTTCACCACCTACACCGAAGACCTCGCCGTCCTCGACGAGATATCCGACCGCCGCGGCAACCACCACACCTTCGACTACACCGAAGACGGCACCCCCACCGCCATCACCCACAGCGCCGGCTACCGCCTCCTGCTCACCACCGAAGAGGGCCGCATCACGGCCCTCCACCTCGCAGGCGCGGCCCCCGACGGCTCCGACCAACTGCTGATGACATACGGCTACGACACCGCCGGCAACCTCATCACCACCACCAACTCCTCCGGCCTCCCCCTCCGCTTCACCTACGACGACCACGGCCGGATCACGTCCTGGACGGACACCAACAACAGCAGCTACACCTACGTCTACGACGACGATGACCGCTGCACCTCGCAGGGCGGCATTGCGGGCCACCTCCGCGCCCAGTTCACGTGGGGCGACCCGGATCCCGTAACGGGCCTGCGCACCAACCTGCTCCACAACTCCCAGGGCGGCGTCACCCGCTACGAGGTCAACGAACGCCACCAGATCGTCGCGGAGACCGACCCCACGGGCGCCACCACCCGCACGGTCCACGACGCCAAACACCGCGTCCTGTCGACGACCGACCCCCTGGGCCGCACCACCCACATCGACTACGACGACGAGGGCCGCCCGGTGAGCGTCGTCCTCCCGGACGGAAGCCGGTCCACCACTACCTACAACGACCTCGGCCTGCCCCTGACCACCACCGGTCCGGACGGCACCACCTGGACCCACACCTACGACGCCGACGGCAACCGGACGGCCACCACCGACCCCACTGGGGCCACCACCACCTACACCCACGACGAGCGCGGCCACATCGCTGCCGTCACCGACGCCTTGGGCAACATCACCCGTCTCTACTGCGACAAAGCGGGCCTGCCGATCTCGGTCACCGACCCCCTCGGCGCGGTGACCCACTACCGCCGCGATGCCTTCGGCCGCACGACCTCGGTCACAGACCCGCTCGGCGAGACGACGCACATGGTGTGGACCGTCGAAGGCAAGCTGGCGGCCCGCATCGATGCGACCGGCGCCGCAGAGGAATGGACCTACGACGGCGAGGGCAACCGCCTCACCCACACCGACGCCATCGGCCAGACCACCCGCTTCGAATACACCCACTTCGACCTGCTGACGGCCCGCACCGACCCCGACGGCGTCCGCCACGAATTCACCCACGACACCGAACTCCGCCTCACGCAGGTCACCAATCCCCAAGGATTGACCTGGAACTACACCTATGACGGTTCCGGCCGCCTCATATCCGAGACCGACTTCGACGACCGCGTCCTCACTTACACTCACGATGCCGCAGGCCAACTCGTAACCCGCACCAACACCTTGGGCGAGGTCACGACCTATACCCGCGACACCTTCGGCCGCATCACACACAAGGACGCCGCCGGTCTCGTCACCACCTACGTCCACGACACCAGCGGCAACCTGCAACAAGCGGCCAACCCGGACGCCACCGTCACCTACACCCGCGACATCCTGGGCCGCGTCACCGCCGAAATCGTCAACGGCCGCACCATGACGTTCACCTACGACGCCCTGGGCCGCCGCACCTCCCGCACCACCCCCACCGGCCACACCACCACTTACGCCTACGACGCCGCCGGCAACCGCACGGCTATGGACATCGCCGGCCACGTCCTGGCCTTCGACCACGACGCAGCCGGCCAAGAACTCACCCGGACCATCGGCGACCATCTCCAGCTCACCCACACTTGGGATCCCACCGGCCGCCTCGCCACCCAGTCCCTCACCACAGCAGCCACCGGCACTCTCCAGCCCCCCGCCACGACCGCCCCAGTATCAAACGCCGCTGCCGAAGCACAGCAGGTCCTGCACCGCGGCTACGCCTACCGCCCCGACGGCAATCTCACCGCGATCGACGACTCCCACACTGGCCGCCGCACCTTCGGCCTAGACCGCGCAGGCCGCGTCACCGCCGTCCACGCCGCCGACTGGACCGAGACCTACACCTACGACGAAGCGGGCAACCAAACCCATGCCCGTTGGCCCGACCGCCACGCCAACCCCTCAGCACGAGGCGACCGCACGTACACCGGCACCCGCATCACCAAAGCCGGCGCCATCCGCTACGAACACGACCCTCTCGGCCGCGTAACCTTCCGCCAAAAAACCCGCCTCTCCCGCAAACCGGATACCTGGCACTACATCTGGAGTGCAGAGGACCGCCTCACCTCGGTCATCACGCCCGACGGCACCACCTGGCGCTACCTCTATGACCCCTTCGCCCGAAGAATTGCCAAACAACGCCTCGCAGTCGACGGTACAACCGCCATCGAGCAAACTGACTTCACGTGGGACGGCCACACACTCATAGAACAAACCACATACGCCCAAGGCGCCCAAGAGGCGATCACGCTCACGTGGGATCACGAGCACTTGACGCCACTTAGTCAAACTGAACGCAAGGTCAGAGTTGCCGAGTTCTCCAATATCCCCGACCAGGCCATAGAGCAGCGCTTCTTCGCGATTATTTCCGACCTTGTTGGCACTCCTACAGAGTTGGTGACTGAGTCAGGCCAAACCACATGGCAGTCGCGAGCCACCCTGTGGGGAACTACCATATGGAACGCAGCAGCGACCGCTTACACCCCCCTGCGCTTTCCGGGGCAAATCTTCGACACCGAAACACAACTCCACTATAATTACTTTCGCCATTACGACCCCACCACAGCTCGCTATTTCACGCCAGACCCAATTGGCTTGACGCCCGCACCAAACCCGGTGACCTATGCACACAATCCCACCGGGATAATCGACCCGCTTGGGCTAACACCCTGCGTACCTGAAGGTTTCACCGACCTCGGCGGGAACAGGTTTCAATCTCCCGGCGGCCTGATCTATGGCCCTGGATCTTCACACGGCCACCGCTTGTCTCATGTGATGGAGCATGCTGCACCCGACCCATCCAAGCCCGCGCACAGCGTCTTCAAGAATCCTGAACAAAAAGATATTCTGAGGCTAATCGACGAGGGTTGGGCAAAGCGTGGGGCGCCAGATCCCAATGATCCCGCAAAATACGTGGTCCCCATGGGGCGCGTGGTCGGAACTGCAGGAGAAAGGAATCTACGAATCGTCGTAATACCGGGCACTGGAAAAGTCATAACCGCATTCCCTCAAGCATGA
- a CDS encoding SseB family protein — MSLADEVAAAHAGEPNPAALVGEFRRTPVLIPLINDSLMSAELSGIRWLYAFSDEQELARFAASRGAAPETELSYARAVGARLLDVVIPAIEGPAGVVLDAGSEQGMVFPPVSGIVPDSAAIDLIEPGQADSGPGAPVAGGAA; from the coding sequence ATGTCATTGGCCGACGAAGTAGCGGCAGCACACGCAGGGGAACCGAATCCGGCCGCACTGGTGGGTGAGTTCCGCCGGACACCGGTATTGATACCGCTCATCAACGACTCCCTCATGTCGGCCGAGTTGTCCGGTATCCGCTGGTTGTACGCCTTCTCCGACGAACAGGAACTGGCTCGCTTCGCGGCGTCCCGCGGCGCCGCTCCCGAGACCGAGCTGTCCTACGCCCGCGCGGTCGGCGCGCGTCTCCTGGACGTCGTCATCCCCGCCATCGAGGGGCCGGCGGGCGTGGTGCTCGACGCGGGAAGTGAGCAGGGGATGGTGTTTCCGCCGGTCAGTGGCATCGTGCCGGACTCAGCGGCGATCGACCTCATCGAGCCGGGCCAGGCCGACAGCGGACCTGGTGCACCCGTGGCCGGGGGTGCGGCATGA
- a CDS encoding response regulator transcription factor → MGVRLMVVDDHRLLAEALASALKLRGHRVLAAAAPSAGAAELVVSRAPEVCLLGTAAPARPGAFDPVVRIKKERPQVAVVVLGPVPSPRGIAAAFAAGASGYVRNDERIEGVERAMMKARAGESAVSPQLLQQAFEELLHPAAQPDDEGARLLELLTPREVEVLMRVADGEDTRLIAAGMDIAPSTARTHVQRVLMKLEVGSRLEAAALAARTGLLDRAGGRGARGAAGAGSDEPVPPPR, encoded by the coding sequence ATGGGCGTGCGGCTCATGGTGGTCGACGATCATCGTCTGCTCGCGGAGGCGCTCGCCTCGGCGCTGAAACTGCGCGGGCACCGGGTGCTGGCGGCGGCCGCGCCGAGTGCGGGGGCCGCGGAGCTGGTGGTGAGCCGGGCGCCCGAGGTGTGTCTGCTGGGTACCGCCGCGCCCGCCCGGCCGGGGGCCTTCGACCCGGTCGTACGGATCAAGAAGGAGCGGCCGCAGGTCGCGGTGGTGGTGCTGGGGCCGGTTCCCAGCCCGCGCGGGATCGCCGCCGCTTTTGCCGCCGGGGCTTCCGGTTACGTCCGTAATGACGAGCGGATCGAAGGTGTCGAGCGCGCCATGATGAAGGCGCGGGCGGGGGAGTCGGCGGTGTCGCCGCAGTTGTTGCAGCAGGCCTTCGAGGAGTTGCTGCACCCCGCGGCGCAGCCGGACGACGAGGGGGCGCGGCTGCTGGAGCTGCTCACCCCGCGGGAGGTCGAGGTGCTGATGCGGGTCGCGGACGGTGAGGACACCCGCCTGATTGCGGCGGGGATGGACATCGCGCCGAGTACGGCGCGTACGCATGTGCAGCGGGTGCTGATGAAGCTGGAGGTGGGCTCCCGGCTGGAGGCCGCCGCGCTGGCGGCGCGTACGGGGCTGCTGGACCGGGCGGGCGGCCGTGGCGCGCGCGGGGCGGCGGGGGCGGGGTCGGACGAGCCGGTGCCTCCGCCGCGTTAG